A part of Paenibacillus sp. 481 genomic DNA contains:
- a CDS encoding bifunctional riboflavin kinase/FAD synthetase, producing MDTIALKLPLNGPDWVQLPQVVVLGHFDGIHTGHVQVIQRGLEYGRKHQLPVSLMTFQPHPKSVFGVSGYDRYLTPLQEKERVLAQLGLNHLYVVHFDLTFAQVPAQTFAEALCKMGVQHAVVGFDYRFGHGGEGTAERLQEWGQGCFTVDIVPAHVQDGIKVSSSRVRDCLAEGDITKANMLLGRPYTVRGEVIHGDARGRTIGFPTANVKQEEAYMIPRNGVYAVQVLVKGQWFDGVMNVGVKPTFKSGEHEPTMEAHLFDFDDDIYGETVTIAIKHYIRSERKFSSVNELIDQIRSDAEQARELLAGLNETAADVSAR from the coding sequence ATGGATACGATTGCTTTGAAATTACCGCTTAATGGCCCAGACTGGGTGCAATTGCCGCAAGTTGTCGTACTTGGACATTTCGACGGCATTCATACCGGACACGTTCAAGTTATTCAGCGTGGGTTAGAATACGGTCGCAAACATCAGCTTCCTGTGAGTTTAATGACCTTCCAGCCTCATCCGAAATCTGTATTTGGCGTGTCGGGATATGATCGTTATTTGACCCCTCTCCAAGAGAAAGAGCGTGTGTTGGCACAGCTCGGGTTAAATCATCTGTATGTCGTACATTTTGATTTGACGTTTGCGCAAGTGCCAGCTCAAACTTTTGCCGAAGCACTTTGCAAAATGGGCGTGCAGCATGCCGTTGTTGGCTTTGATTACCGTTTTGGACATGGTGGTGAAGGTACGGCAGAACGATTGCAAGAGTGGGGACAAGGCTGCTTTACGGTCGACATCGTACCTGCTCACGTACAAGACGGTATAAAAGTTAGCAGTTCGAGAGTGCGTGATTGCTTGGCAGAAGGCGATATAACGAAAGCTAATATGCTGCTAGGTCGTCCTTATACCGTACGTGGTGAAGTTATTCACGGGGATGCACGTGGAAGAACAATTGGTTTTCCTACAGCCAATGTAAAGCAAGAAGAAGCTTACATGATTCCACGTAATGGTGTATACGCCGTACAAGTGCTTGTTAAAGGGCAATGGTTCGACGGTGTCATGAACGTTGGTGTAAAGCCTACATTTAAAAGCGGTGAACATGAACCGACAATGGAAGCGCATTTGTTCGATTTCGATGACGATATATATGGTGAAACCGTAACGATAGCGATCAAACATTATATTCGTTCAGAACGCAAATTTTCTTCCGTTAACGAGTTAATTGACCAGATTCGTTCAGATGCCGAACAAGCACGTGAATTACTTGCAGGGTTGAACGAAACGGCAGCAGATGTTTCAGCGCGCTAG
- the rpsO gene encoding 30S ribosomal protein S15 — MALTQERKQQLIDEHKTHASDTGSPEVQVAILTQNIKNLTEHFRTHKKDHHSRRGLMKMVGQRRKLLAYLKKNDVKRYSALIEKLGLRR, encoded by the coding sequence ATGGCATTGACACAAGAGCGTAAGCAACAGCTTATCGACGAGCACAAGACTCACGCTTCCGACACAGGATCTCCGGAAGTACAAGTCGCTATCCTTACTCAGAACATTAAGAACTTGACGGAGCATTTCCGTACACACAAGAAAGACCATCATTCCCGTCGTGGTTTGATGAAAATGGTAGGTCAACGCCGTAAATTGTTGGCATACTTGAAAAAGAATGATGTTAAACGTTACAGCGCATTGATCGAGAAGCTTGGTCTTCGCCGTTAA
- the truB gene encoding tRNA pseudouridine(55) synthase TruB, which translates to MTELHGVLPVWKPTDWTSHDVVARVRRIVREKRIGHTGTLDPQVVGVLPLCIGKATRLVEYLQDLPKQYEAVLRLGIATDTEDLSGEVIARQDASSITEEQVRDVIAKFVGEIEQVPPMYSAVKVNGKRLYELAREGKTVERAARTVTIYDIDLLEFRLGGSEPEVRFRVSCSKGTYIRTLCVDIGRMLGVPSTMAQLIRTMSAQFTEQESLTLEQIEQAVANGTLAAHLVPVDKAIAHLPKLTVNNEYASYATQGKGISLRALQPMPLTNKLYRLYDEQGTFYGIFNVPEPNGALRPVKVFLPS; encoded by the coding sequence ATGACGGAATTACATGGTGTGCTTCCGGTATGGAAGCCAACGGATTGGACATCGCATGACGTTGTTGCACGTGTACGGCGCATCGTGCGCGAGAAGCGGATCGGTCATACCGGAACGCTAGATCCCCAAGTTGTTGGTGTGTTGCCTTTATGTATTGGCAAAGCTACGCGCTTGGTGGAGTATTTGCAAGATTTACCGAAGCAGTATGAAGCAGTGCTTCGTCTTGGTATCGCTACAGACACCGAAGATCTAAGCGGTGAAGTTATTGCGCGTCAGGATGCTTCCTCGATTACAGAGGAGCAAGTGCGCGACGTAATCGCCAAATTTGTGGGCGAAATTGAGCAAGTACCGCCGATGTACTCAGCGGTCAAAGTAAACGGTAAACGTCTTTATGAACTGGCACGTGAAGGAAAAACGGTAGAACGCGCCGCGCGCACCGTCACGATTTACGATATTGATCTTCTTGAATTTCGACTAGGTGGTTCGGAACCGGAAGTTCGTTTTCGCGTATCGTGTTCGAAAGGAACGTATATTCGTACCTTGTGCGTTGATATTGGACGCATGCTGGGCGTTCCGTCAACAATGGCGCAGCTTATTCGTACGATGTCTGCTCAGTTTACGGAGCAAGAAAGTTTGACGCTAGAGCAAATTGAGCAAGCAGTGGCGAATGGAACACTTGCTGCGCATCTTGTGCCCGTTGACAAAGCGATTGCTCATTTACCCAAGCTTACGGTAAATAATGAGTACGCATCTTATGCGACGCAAGGAAAAGGAATTTCATTGCGCGCTTTACAACCAATGCCTTTGACGAACAAGCTTTACAGGTTGTATGATGAACAAGGAACGTTTTATGGCATTTTTAATGTGCCGGAGCCAAACGGGGCATTACGTCCTGTTAAAGTATTTTTGCCATCATAA